The proteins below are encoded in one region of Carassius auratus strain Wakin unplaced genomic scaffold, ASM336829v1 scaf_tig00037175, whole genome shotgun sequence:
- the LOC113082916 gene encoding uncharacterized protein LOC113082916 isoform X2, protein MFEFRYNGKLLCVDAARDDGSLGRLVNDDHINPNSRMKTIRVDGKPHLCLFATRSICPGEEITYDYGDSEWPWRCTTLSVVEPSTLEVNTLSQSEDTDVEKTLSVVEPSTLEVNTLSQSEDTDVEKLKVVSDQSVLDSGICAASEGLEKVTLKKDQLLLDDQDCFEKMSPVKEHVLNEEQSFCAPVEGVKEVCRHVVVTSAISSMDKCAECVGPVAALKWIGLRCKLCSSFWHKSCYLKLHEWNGRRSSCMRST, encoded by the exons ATGTTTGAGTTTCGCTACAATGGAAAACTCCTCTG TGTCGATGCAGCCCGAGATGACGGTTCTCTTGGGCGGCTTGTAAACGATGACCATATTAACCCAAACAGCAGGATGAAGACGATTCGTGTGGATGGAAAACCTCACTTATGTTTATTTGCCACAAGGAGCATCTGTCCTGGTGAAGAGATCACATATGATTATGGTGATTCTGAGTGGCCATGGAGATGCACG ACTCTTAGTGTGGTTGAACCGTCCACTCTTGAAGTCAACACTCTGTCCCAGTCAGAAGACACAGACGTAGAgaag ACTCTTAGTGTGGTTGAACCGTCCACTCTTGAAGTCAACACACTGTCCCAGTCAGAAGACACAGACGTAGAGAAG CTGAAAGTTGTCAGTGATCAGTCAGTGTTGGACTCCGGTATCTGTGCAGCCTCTGAAGGACTGGAAAAG GTGACTCTGAAGAAGGACCAGTTACTATTGGATGATCAGGACTGTTTTGAGAAG atgTCACCTGTCAAAGAGCATGTGTTAAATGAGGAGCAGAGCTTTTGTGCCCCAGTTGAAGGAGTTAAGGAG GTCTGCAGACATGTTGTGGTCACTTCAGCAATATCAAGCATGGATAAATGTGCTGAATGTGTGGGACCTGTAGCAGCACTCAAGTGGATTGGCCTGAGATGTAAAT TGTGCTCCAGTTTTTGGCACAAGTCCTGCTATCTGAAGCTTCATGAATGGAATGGAAGACGGTCATCGtgt
- the LOC113082916 gene encoding uncharacterized protein LOC113082916 isoform X1, which yields MFEFRYNGKLLCVDAARDDGSLGRLVNDDHINPNSRMKTIRVDGKPHLCLFATRSICPGEEITYDYGDSEWPWRCTTLSVVEPSTLEVNTLSQSEDTDVEKTLSVVEPSTLEVNTLSQSEDTDVEKLKVVSDQSVLDSGICAASEGLEKVTLKKDQLLLDDQDCFEKMSPVKEHVLNEEQSFCAPVEGVKEVCRHVVVTSAISSMDKCAECVGPVAALKWIGLRCKLCSSFWHKSCYLKLHEWNGRRSSCEVSSEEDELSDEDYIPQSESDHQSDSSDELTTRPARYDQAKLLDIQEAASSKFSEHLRSDVTALNVSKGKGKGVLKVMEAASVYEESDLMCHEEQFTDFETDSESDFPRKQGSVVCRSTDVLMSSPQSHNSKLLNSKSTVTLREERERSVAGGDHCVQSPKISCSANRKNYCYICGKPQSKLARHLKTHMAEVEVVQALSLPVHSKERKAMLQKLRNKGNFQHNTDVLQCGEGALKIKRAPKRKCDSKQFVHCMYCKGLFVRRDLWRHLKRCPSKPAADSEEQGRRRVLGLASMAESSFSQHISQGVWKLLGVMKQDDISVISEYSSACTVVF from the exons ATGTTTGAGTTTCGCTACAATGGAAAACTCCTCTG TGTCGATGCAGCCCGAGATGACGGTTCTCTTGGGCGGCTTGTAAACGATGACCATATTAACCCAAACAGCAGGATGAAGACGATTCGTGTGGATGGAAAACCTCACTTATGTTTATTTGCCACAAGGAGCATCTGTCCTGGTGAAGAGATCACATATGATTATGGTGATTCTGAGTGGCCATGGAGATGCACG ACTCTTAGTGTGGTTGAACCGTCCACTCTTGAAGTCAACACTCTGTCCCAGTCAGAAGACACAGACGTAGAgaag ACTCTTAGTGTGGTTGAACCGTCCACTCTTGAAGTCAACACACTGTCCCAGTCAGAAGACACAGACGTAGAGAAG CTGAAAGTTGTCAGTGATCAGTCAGTGTTGGACTCCGGTATCTGTGCAGCCTCTGAAGGACTGGAAAAG GTGACTCTGAAGAAGGACCAGTTACTATTGGATGATCAGGACTGTTTTGAGAAG atgTCACCTGTCAAAGAGCATGTGTTAAATGAGGAGCAGAGCTTTTGTGCCCCAGTTGAAGGAGTTAAGGAG GTCTGCAGACATGTTGTGGTCACTTCAGCAATATCAAGCATGGATAAATGTGCTGAATGTGTGGGACCTGTAGCAGCACTCAAGTGGATTGGCCTGAGATGTAAAT TGTGCTCCAGTTTTTGGCACAAGTCCTGCTATCTGAAGCTTCATGAATGGAATGGAAGACGGTCATCGtgt gAAGTAAGTTCAGAGGAAGATGAGCTGTCAGATGAGGATTACATACCTCAGTCAGAGTCAGACCATCAGTCAGACAGTTCAGATGAGTTGACCACAAGACCAGCACGTTACGATCAAGCTAAACTCTTAGATATACAGGAAGCTGCGTCATCTAAGTTTAGTGAACATCTGAGATCAGATGTAACTGCCCTGAATGTGTCTAAGGGCAAAGGAAAAGGAGTCCTGAAGGTCATGGAAGCAGCAAGTGTGTATGAGGAGTCTGATTTAATGTGTCATGAGGAGCAGTTTACTGATTTTGAGACAGACAGTGAATCAGACTTTCCCAGGAAGCAAGGCTCAGTTGTATGCAGGTCAACAGATGTGCTTATGTCATCACCTCAATCACACAATAGTAAGCTTTTGAATTCAAAAAGCACCGTAACATTGAGAGAAGAGAGGGAACGCAGCGTGGCTGGAGGTGATCATTGTGTGCAGTCACCAAAAATCTCCTGTTCAGCAAATAGGAAGAATTATTGTTACATCTGTGGGAAACCTCAGTCCAAGTTAGCGCGCCATTTGAAAACTCATATGGCTGAAGTTGAAGTTGTTCAGGCTCTGTCACTCCCAGTTCACTCAAAAGAACGTAAAGCAATGCTGCAAAAGCTCAGGAACAAGGGCAACTTTCAGCATAACACTGATGTTTTACAGTGTGGAGAGGGGGCTCTTAAAATAAAACGAGCACCAAAAAGAAAGTGTGATTCAAAGCAGTTTGTGCATTGCATGTACTGCAAAGGGTTGTTTGTACGGAGAGATCTGTGGCGTCATTTAAAAAGATGTCCCTCAAAACCAGCAGCTGACAGTGAAGAGCAAGGGAGGAGGAGAGTCTTGGGCCTGGCATCTATGGCAGAGTCTTCATTCAGTCAGCACATATCACAAGGAGTTTGGAAACTCTTAGGTGTGATGAAGCAGGATGACATTTCTGTTATTTCTGAGTATTCTTCAGCTTGCACAGTCGTTTTTTAA